The genomic region gCCTGCATATATAGTACGTGTATTAcagtaaacatatatatatttatataaataataccaTGTGCTCCCctttttttaccatttcgCGCTCATATACAAATGTGTATTCATAAACTTaatatgtgtgcatataacttaaaaacttattaaaaagtccaacaaaaaaatgattgAAGTAATTGCACCTCTATGCATAATTGAAAAGCTGTAGATTCTCAGTacaaataaatgcataataaataaaatttgcaagaatataattcttttcttttatgttcTTTCCCTTGTGTACAAATAAATGGACTCATGTATAGTTAACTAAacgtgcatatatgtacacatatgtgtTCATACTAAcctatatatgtacacgcTTAGGTAACTACCCATGAATGCATATATTTCTCCCTCCAACAAACATCATGTTAACGGTATTGCGTCTTTTATTACGTGATATTTGTTCACAGACAGGAAGTTTTTTAATTCTGAACGAGACATCCAAGCAAAGTCATTTATATACTCATTTTGTGATATGTCTaaattaatatcattatttatataatgagctctataataaaaaattttccttcCGATAATTTCGTTATGGAGAATAGGAAATTTAAATTTCCTTTTGTCAAAAGTGCAAGGACAATAACCAATGAAACATGGCATTTCGCACTTTAAATGTTCTGAACATAAATATTGCAAATTTTGTCTAAttgttaacttttttttaaaatctaTCACAGGAAACATCCATTTATTtgtctttttatatttaactattaaatataaaaaattatttggttttcttttaatatctctatagtaatattcatttgtattattatcttctttctttttaattttttcatttatgttATCTGAAACatctttttgttttgtttttttcttttctttttctatcaaaatattttgtattccttctatggaaaataaattttccaaGTCTTCTTTTTCAGCTTTTTTCTCCTCATCTTTATTATGTTCCTTTTCCagttttatatcttttttttcatactttttattattttctatgtTATTCTCTTCAGTAttatcttcatttattttatcatgaAATGAACTTAAATTATACTTCATATGTAAAAACTCTTCGTTTActtctaaattattatttgttcttaAAAGCCATTTATCTTTAAAATCTTCAAAGTCTTTTTCAAATTCCTCCTCAACAAAGTTTAATGGAAATCTATCAATGCACAAAGATACTtgtactttatatttatcatgaactactatttcttttacttccataatatttgttttggTTAACCTTGAAGAAGTATCACTAGCTTCTCTtaaaggaatattttttttttttaaatcattttggtaagttatatttttcttcttattaaaaaaaacacataattttttgttccataTGGGAATATAACTTTTCAGTAAAATTTCCCCCAATACGCCTTTTTCCATGAATCTGCTTATCATTTTGGAGTAGTTCCACTTTGGCGTATTGTGTTCGATCGCTttttatacacacatatatatgtatatatatatatatatatatatatatatatatatatatatatatactcatttAGAACGGAAACACCGATAGATACCTACGACGTTTTCACGTCCCtaattaaatgtacatatatacacatacatatgtactttTTGTCAAAAAAACTTTGAACACTTtacatgttatatataacatcCAACAAATGTGAACTTCCCTTTCAATTAGCAGATATTAGTTTACAATTACGTTCCttcacatttatataaatgccattataaaataaattacacgttttttagatatataatacatacacacaag from Plasmodium malariae genome assembly, chromosome: 11 harbors:
- the PmUG01_11036700 gene encoding mitochondrial ribosomal protein L46 precursor, putative codes for the protein MEKGVLGEILLKSYIPIWNKKLCVFFNKKKNITYQNDLKKKNIPLREASDTSSRLTKTNIMEVKEIVVHDKYKVQVSLCIDRFPLNFVEEEFEKDFEDFKDKWLLRTNNNLEVNEEFLHMKYNLSSFHDKINEDNTEENNIENNKKYEKKDIKLEKEHNKDEEKKAEKEDLENLFSIEGIQNILIEKEKKKTKQKDVSDNINEKIKKKEDNNTNEYYYRDIKRKPNNFLYLIVKYKKTNKWMFPVIDFKKKLTIRQNLQYLCSEHLKCEMPCFIGYCPCTFDKRKFKFPILHNEIIGRKIFYYRAHYINNDINLDISQNEYINDFAWMSRSELKNFLSVNKYHVIKDAIPLT